DNA sequence from the Arthrobacter crystallopoietes genome:
TGAACACGGTGGCCTTGCTCACCAATATGCGGACGCCGCTGGGACTGACCGCAGGCAACGCCATCGAGGTGGAGGAATCCGTGGAGGTGCTGGCCGGCGGCGGCCCCCAGGACGTGGTGGAACTGACAATCCGGCTGGCCGAAGAAATGCTGCAGGCTGCCGGTGTGCCGGACGCGGATCCGGCCGCCGCGCTCAAGGACGGGCGGGCGATGGACGTCTGGAACCGCATGATCAAGGCGCAGGGCGGCGATCCGCGGGCCGCGTTGCCGACCGCCAAGGAATCTGAAGTGGTCTATGCCGCAGCGGACGGCGTCCTGCTGGAACTGGATGCCCTCGCCGTCGGCGTCGCCGCCTGGCGACTGGGTGCCGGCCGCGCCCGCAAGGAAGACCCGGTCCAGGCCGGTGCCGGGGTGCGGATGCATGCGAAACCGGGCGCGCTGGTCCGGGCGGGCGAGCCGCTCATGACCCTGCTGACGGACACGCCGGAAAAATTCGACCGGGCGAAAGAGGCCCTGGCGGACGCCGTCGTTATTGGTCCCGAAGGTGACCGGCCCGCCCAGCAACTGGTCATCGACCGCATCGCCTGACCGCCCACGCCCAGCGACCTACCCCAGCGCGCAGAAACTGGGGTAGGGATAACTACATCGGATGGACAAACCTCTTCCACAGCTGTCAAACCGCGTGGATAATTGTTGCCATACCGGCGCCCGGGGGGAGTGGCCGGAGCCGCGGCTGTCTCACCCCGAGGGATGAGGCAGCCGCGGTGATCGCAGCGCAGAAGCTGCCGTCATGGGATCAAGGGATGATGCGTGCAGGGCGGTGGGCACGTACCGTTATCTCAGGGGGTTGATCAGGGCAACACCCCATAGCGGCACTTATTGCAACGTGACATCGTTGGAATAACCAACCGGCGAACAGGATCATTCACGTGCAGGCTTTTATGGACGCTCTTAACGTCTTCATCATCGATGCGGCCGCCCAATGGTGGGTGTATCCGCTGCTTTTCGCGCTCTGCCTCATTGACGGAATTTTCCCACCGGTGCCGAGCGAATCAGTGGTAGTTGCATTGTCCGCGCTGGCCGTTTCGGCAGGCGTGCCGAACATCTGGCTGGTCATGGTGATCGCGGCAGCTGGCGCCATCGCAGGGGACAACATCGCGTATCTGATCGGCCGGCGCATCGGCTCGAACCGCTTCAGATGGATGCAGCGCCCGCGTGTCGCCTCGGCCTTCGCCTGGGCACGGAAGGAACTCGACCGGCGCGGCGCCCTGCTGATCCTCAGCGCCCGCTACATCCCCATCGGCCGCGTTGCGGTCAACATGACCGCCGGCGCCACCGGCTTCCACCAGCGCAGGTTCGTCTTCTTCAGCATCATCGCCGGCATCTCCTGGTCGCTGTATTCCGTGGGCATCGGCGCCCTCGCCGGCCAGTGGTTCCACGACCACAGCCTGCTGGCTGCCGGCCTGGCCATTGTCATCGCCCTGGCCATGGGTCTGGTGGTGGACCACGGACTGAAACTGCTCTACAAGCGCAAGGCACGCAAGAGCCTTGC
Encoded proteins:
- a CDS encoding DedA family protein, whose product is MDALNVFIIDAAAQWWVYPLLFALCLIDGIFPPVPSESVVVALSALAVSAGVPNIWLVMVIAAAGAIAGDNIAYLIGRRIGSNRFRWMQRPRVASAFAWARKELDRRGALLILSARYIPIGRVAVNMTAGATGFHQRRFVFFSIIAGISWSLYSVGIGALAGQWFHDHSLLAAGLAIVIALAMGLVVDHGLKLLYKRKARKSLAAEDAASKGAHSRTGTPVSH